A window of the Pseudomonas sp. B21_DOA genome harbors these coding sequences:
- a CDS encoding magnesium and cobalt transport protein CorA, translating into MGRVVAAAVYSEGKKVTNISLDEGAAWAAKPGHFVWIGLEEPDAQELSNLQRQFNLHELAIEDALEKHSRPKLETFGDALFIVTYSPVRENGVLQFIETHIFAGRGYIITARNGHSASYAYVRQRCEARPLLLEHGEDFVLYALLDFVIENYQPVGEAIHAEIDELERNVLCSALNERDIQKLHGLRRDVVRLRRYAAPMVEIGEELQKLSFPFIDKNMRPYFRDVQIHVTRQMEDLTTLADIASQTIEIGVLLEASRQSVVQRKFAAWAAILAFPTAVAGIYGMNFQNMPELTWHYGYFAVLGFIAVGCVSLWASFKKSGWL; encoded by the coding sequence ATGGGTCGAGTTGTTGCTGCTGCGGTGTACAGCGAGGGTAAGAAAGTCACCAATATTTCGCTGGACGAAGGTGCTGCGTGGGCGGCCAAGCCCGGCCACTTCGTCTGGATCGGTCTGGAAGAACCGGACGCACAGGAATTGTCCAACCTGCAACGCCAGTTCAATCTGCATGAACTGGCCATCGAAGACGCGTTGGAAAAACACAGCCGACCGAAACTGGAAACCTTTGGTGACGCTCTGTTTATCGTCACCTACTCACCGGTTCGCGAAAACGGCGTTTTGCAATTCATCGAAACGCATATCTTCGCCGGCAGGGGTTACATCATCACCGCACGAAACGGCCATTCCGCGTCGTACGCCTATGTGCGCCAACGCTGTGAAGCGCGCCCTTTGTTGCTCGAGCACGGGGAGGATTTCGTCCTGTATGCGCTGCTCGATTTCGTCATCGAGAACTATCAGCCGGTGGGCGAAGCGATCCACGCCGAGATCGATGAGCTGGAGCGCAACGTGCTGTGCAGTGCCCTAAACGAGCGAGACATCCAGAAGCTGCACGGTTTGCGCCGTGATGTGGTGCGCTTGCGTCGCTACGCGGCACCGATGGTGGAAATCGGCGAAGAGCTGCAAAAGCTCAGCTTCCCGTTCATCGACAAGAACATGCGCCCGTACTTTCGCGATGTGCAGATCCACGTGACGCGGCAGATGGAAGACCTGACCACGCTGGCGGACATTGCCAGCCAGACCATCGAGATTGGCGTGTTGCTCGAGGCATCACGGCAGAGCGTGGTGCAGCGCAAGTTTGCAGCGTGGGCGGCAATTCTCGCGTTCCCGACAGCGGTGGCGGGGATTTACGGGATGAACTTCCAGAACATGCCGGAATTGACCTGGCATTACGGTTATTTTGCGGTGCTGGGGTTTATTGCGGTGGGGTGTGTGAGTTTGTGGGCGAGTTTCAAGAAGTCGGGCTGGTTGTAG
- a CDS encoding 1-acylglycerol-3-phosphate O-acyltransferase encodes MLFVLRMLLMGLHFILAGVLGVILGLCRPFNPDNSRLCARLYALPAMCILRLRVKSEVNGLMKKPDSCVIIANHQSNYDLFVFGNVVPRRTVCIGKKSLKWVPLFGQLFWLAGNVLIDRGNAHKARQSMLTTTHTLQNEDTSIWVFPEGTRNLGEDLLPFKKGAFQMAIAAGVPIVPVCVSSYVKHMRLNRWRSGNVLIRSLPAIPTVGLTMDDMPMLIERCREQMRECIESMDRQLQAA; translated from the coding sequence ATGCTGTTCGTGCTTCGTATGTTGTTGATGGGCCTGCACTTTATTTTGGCGGGCGTGCTCGGCGTGATCCTCGGATTGTGCCGCCCGTTCAACCCGGACAACAGCCGACTCTGCGCCCGTCTCTATGCTTTGCCGGCGATGTGTATCTTGCGTTTGCGGGTCAAGTCGGAGGTCAACGGCTTGATGAAAAAGCCCGACAGTTGCGTGATCATCGCCAACCATCAGTCCAACTACGATCTGTTCGTGTTCGGCAATGTCGTCCCTCGTCGCACCGTGTGTATCGGCAAGAAAAGCCTGAAGTGGGTGCCGTTGTTCGGCCAGTTGTTCTGGCTGGCCGGCAATGTGTTGATCGACCGTGGCAATGCGCACAAGGCGCGGCAGTCGATGCTGACCACGACCCACACCTTGCAGAACGAAGACACCTCGATCTGGGTGTTTCCGGAAGGCACCCGCAACCTCGGTGAAGATCTGTTGCCGTTCAAGAAAGGCGCGTTCCAGATGGCGATTGCCGCCGGCGTGCCGATCGTTCCGGTGTGCGTGAGCAGCTACGTCAAGCACATGCGCCTGAATCGCTGGCGCAGTGGCAACGTTCTCATACGTTCCTTGCCGGCGATTCCTACAGTCGGATTGACCATGGACGACATGCCCATGCTCATTGAGCGATGCCGCGAGCAGATGCGCGAGTGCATCGAGTCGATGGATCGGCAACTGCAAGCCGCGTGA
- a CDS encoding crotonase/enoyl-CoA hydratase family protein: protein MSELIAYHLEDGIATLTLNNGKVNAISPDVIAAFNAALDQAVADRAVVIITGQPGILSGGYDLKVMTAGPKEAVALVTAGSTLARRLLSHPFPVIVACPGHAVAKGAFLLLSADYRIGVDGPFSIGLNEVQIGMTMHHAGIELARDRLRRSAFHRSVINGEMFDPQSAVDAGFLDKVVTAEELQGAALAAARQLKKINMLAHKNTKLKVRKQLLETLDDAIVQDQQHLG, encoded by the coding sequence ATGAGCGAGTTGATTGCCTACCACCTCGAAGACGGTATCGCGACCCTGACCCTGAACAATGGCAAGGTCAACGCGATTTCTCCGGATGTGATTGCGGCGTTTAACGCGGCGCTGGATCAGGCGGTGGCGGATCGCGCCGTGGTGATCATTACCGGGCAGCCGGGGATTCTGTCGGGTGGTTATGATCTGAAGGTGATGACCGCCGGCCCGAAAGAGGCCGTTGCGCTGGTGACGGCCGGTTCGACATTGGCGCGCCGCCTGCTCTCTCACCCGTTCCCAGTGATCGTTGCTTGCCCGGGACACGCCGTGGCCAAGGGCGCTTTCCTGCTGTTGTCTGCCGATTACCGCATTGGCGTCGACGGCCCGTTCAGTATTGGTCTTAACGAAGTGCAGATCGGCATGACCATGCACCATGCTGGTATCGAGTTGGCGCGCGATCGCTTGCGGCGTTCGGCTTTCCATCGCTCGGTGATCAACGGCGAGATGTTCGACCCGCAAAGCGCAGTTGACGCAGGTTTCCTCGACAAGGTCGTCACTGCCGAAGAATTGCAAGGCGCCGCGCTGGCTGCCGCGCGTCAGTTGAAGAAGATCAACATGCTGGCGCACAAGAACACCAAACTCAAAGTGCGCAAGCAGCTGCTGGAAACCCTCGATGACGCCATTGTCCAGGATCAACAGCATTTAGGCTGA